A window of Costertonia aggregata contains these coding sequences:
- a CDS encoding START-like domain-containing protein: MDDRIKFEIEFVIQSSPSLLYNYISTPSGLSEWFADNVNSRGELFSFIWDGSEEEAKLLKRKSDEFVKFAWTDQDDDGFFEMKIIVDEITKDVSLFITDFADEDELDEAKMLWENQIASLKQVLGSK; this comes from the coding sequence ATGGACGATAGAATAAAATTTGAAATAGAGTTTGTTATACAATCCTCACCATCATTACTATACAATTACATATCAACGCCTTCCGGTCTTTCTGAATGGTTTGCCGACAACGTAAATTCACGCGGTGAACTATTTAGTTTCATTTGGGACGGTTCGGAAGAAGAGGCTAAGCTTTTAAAACGAAAAAGCGATGAATTCGTAAAATTTGCATGGACGGACCAAGATGATGATGGCTTTTTTGAAATGAAAATAATAGTTGACGAAATCACGAAAGACGTATCCCTGTTCATAACAGATTTTGCTGACGAGGACGAGCTTGACGAGGCTAAAATGCTTTGGGAAAACCAAATAGCTTCCCTAAAACAAGTACTGGGATCCAAATAA
- a CDS encoding aminotransferase class IV: MINFNGNITPSDTFFLNHTNRGLRYGDALFEAIRVVNGKIFFWEDHYLRLMASMRILRMEIPMDFTMEFLEEQILKTIAANTSNTGLARVRLIVFRNDGGFYLPEKKSISYIIETTVLETPFFVLEEKEYEVELFKDYYINADMLSNLKTNNKILNVIGSVYAQENGYHNCLLLNNAKQVVEALNGNLFMIKGNMVKTPSLKDGCLNGIIRKKLIEIVKKLDDYTFEEASISPFELQKADELFVTNAIMGIQPITKYRKKEYTNTVAKDLMGKLNVAARLG; this comes from the coding sequence ATGATAAATTTTAATGGAAATATAACTCCATCAGATACTTTTTTTCTAAATCACACCAATAGGGGCTTACGATACGGAGACGCACTTTTTGAAGCTATCCGGGTCGTTAACGGTAAAATCTTTTTTTGGGAAGACCATTACCTTAGGCTTATGGCCTCTATGCGTATTTTGCGTATGGAAATCCCTATGGACTTTACCATGGAATTTCTTGAGGAACAGATTTTGAAAACCATAGCCGCAAATACTTCCAACACCGGTTTGGCCCGGGTTCGCCTCATCGTTTTTAGGAATGATGGCGGGTTTTATCTACCAGAAAAAAAATCGATTTCCTATATTATCGAAACCACGGTTTTGGAGACTCCTTTCTTTGTTTTGGAAGAAAAGGAATACGAGGTAGAACTGTTCAAGGATTACTATATCAACGCTGATATGCTATCTAACCTAAAGACCAATAATAAGATACTGAACGTTATAGGCAGTGTTTATGCACAGGAAAACGGCTATCATAATTGCTTACTGCTAAACAATGCCAAACAAGTCGTAGAGGCATTGAACGGTAATCTTTTTATGATCAAGGGGAATATGGTCAAAACCCCATCTTTAAAAGACGGTTGCTTGAACGGAATCATTAGAAAAAAACTGATTGAAATCGTTAAAAAGTTGGATGATTATACCTTCGAAGAAGCCTCAATTTCGCCTTTTGAGCTTCAAAAAGCAGATGAATTATTCGTTACCAACGCTATTATGGGCATACAGCCGATTACAAAGTACAGAAAAAAAGAATATACGAATACGGTTGCAAAAGATTTGATGGGAAAGCTGAATGTAGCGGCTAGGTTGGGTTAG
- a CDS encoding YqgE/AlgH family protein, whose protein sequence is MVLLKPKKGKLLIAEPTLTGDVSFNRAVVLLAEHNDEGSVGFILNKPLDYDISDLVTEIEIPIQVYNGGPVEQDNLYFIHSVPDLIDNSIEISDGIYWGGDFEKTVHLINNKSITDKDIRFFLGYSGWSTFQLEEELTSKSWVVVKNEYESDIIHKPASAFWKEKMMELGGDYLLWSNAPENPNLN, encoded by the coding sequence ATGGTACTATTAAAACCGAAAAAAGGAAAGTTATTGATAGCTGAACCTACCCTTACAGGCGATGTATCATTTAACAGGGCCGTTGTACTTTTAGCCGAGCACAACGACGAAGGCTCAGTGGGCTTTATATTGAACAAACCGTTGGATTACGATATAAGCGATCTAGTAACCGAAATTGAAATCCCCATTCAAGTTTACAATGGCGGCCCGGTAGAACAGGATAATCTTTATTTTATCCATAGTGTACCCGATTTAATTGACAATAGTATTGAAATATCCGATGGGATCTACTGGGGAGGCGATTTTGAAAAGACAGTTCACCTTATCAACAACAAATCGATAACCGATAAAGATATCCGTTTCTTTTTGGGATATTCCGGCTGGTCCACCTTTCAATTGGAAGAAGAACTGACCTCCAAATCATGGGTAGTCGTAAAAAACGAATATGAAAGTGACATCATACACAAGCCCGCCAGTGCGTTCTGGAAAGAAAAAATGATGGAATTGGGCGGTGATTATCTTTTATGGTCCAATGCACCCGAAAATCCGAATTTGAATTAA
- a CDS encoding HU family DNA-binding protein — MNKTELIDAMAADAGITKAAAKKALESFLGNVEGTLKKGGRVSLVGFGSWSVSKRNAREGRNPSTGKTIQIAAKNVVKFKAGADLGKAVN; from the coding sequence ATGAACAAAACAGAATTAATCGATGCGATGGCAGCTGATGCTGGCATTACAAAAGCAGCAGCTAAGAAAGCGTTAGAATCTTTTTTAGGAAATGTTGAAGGTACACTTAAAAAAGGTGGAAGAGTTTCTTTGGTAGGTTTCGGATCTTGGTCTGTATCTAAAAGAAACGCTAGAGAAGGTAGAAACCCATCTACCGGTAAAACTATCCAAATCGCAGCAAAAAATGTAGTGAAGTTCAAAGCTGGTGCTGATTTAGGTAAAGCAGTAAACTAA